From the genome of Scytonema hofmannii PCC 7110, one region includes:
- a CDS encoding CAP domain-containing protein: MPVNSFDVNFYRSANPDLRNMTDAQALSHFQNFGLSENRLFSPLVDLSFYRASNSDLATLNNQQAYEHLSNYGISEGRQFSPFVDFNFYRQNNGDLAGLSNEQLFDHLRTYGLTEGRQASPFVNISMSRDYAGNAMNLARNIVLDSKTVVYRESISDADQNDYYRVDLSSQNTNFNLGLNGLSANADVELLNSNGLLISASTNGGSANEALSFSNLQAGAYYIRVYQGVGGANTNYNLSLSAAPTSLPVPTSAPEPLSAGNNSFIQSILDLTNTERQKAGVQPLKLSDKLNNSAQTHAQNMAIKDFFSHTDSNGSSVGDRAKAVGFQYSTIGENIAAGQSTPQAVVQGWMNSAGHRANIMNPMFKEIGIGYYYLTNDTGSINYNHYWVQDLGTLA, translated from the coding sequence ATGCCCGTAAATTCATTTGATGTGAATTTTTATCGAAGTGCTAATCCAGACCTCAGAAATATGACGGATGCACAGGCACTGTCACATTTTCAAAACTTTGGTCTGAGTGAAAATCGCCTCTTCTCTCCGTTAGTTGACTTATCCTTCTACCGTGCTAGCAATAGCGATTTAGCTACTTTGAATAACCAACAAGCTTACGAGCATTTATCCAATTACGGTATTTCTGAAGGACGGCAATTTTCACCCTTTGTTGACTTCAATTTCTACCGTCAGAACAACGGTGACCTTGCAGGCTTAAGCAACGAGCAACTTTTTGACCATTTACGAACCTATGGTTTAACAGAAGGTCGCCAAGCATCACCCTTCGTCAATATCAGCATGAGTCGCGACTATGCTGGTAATGCGATGAATCTAGCTCGTAATATTGTTTTAGATTCCAAGACGGTTGTGTACAGAGAGTCTATTAGTGATGCAGACCAAAATGACTATTACCGCGTAGACCTGAGTTCTCAAAACACCAACTTCAACTTGGGACTAAATGGGTTGAGTGCTAATGCAGACGTAGAACTACTGAATAGCAACGGACTGCTCATATCGGCATCTACCAACGGTGGTTCTGCAAATGAAGCATTGAGTTTTAGCAATTTACAAGCTGGTGCTTATTACATTCGGGTTTATCAAGGAGTCGGCGGAGCAAATACGAACTATAATTTGAGCCTGTCTGCTGCACCTACATCATTACCTGTACCCACTTCAGCGCCAGAACCTCTGAGTGCAGGTAACAATTCTTTCATACAGAGCATTTTAGATTTGACAAACACCGAACGTCAGAAAGCAGGCGTGCAACCGCTAAAGTTGAGTGACAAGTTAAATAATTCAGCCCAGACACATGCTCAAAATATGGCGATCAAAGACTTTTTCAGTCATACCGACTCTAATGGTTCCTCTGTAGGCGATCGCGCTAAAGCGGTGGGCTTCCAATATTCCACTATTGGGGAAAATATTGCTGCAGGTCAATCAACGCCCCAAGCGGTTGTTCAAGGATGGATGAACAGTGCAGGACATCGTGCCAATATAATGAATCCAATGTTCAAGGAAATTGGAATTGGATACTACTATCTCACTAATGATACTGGCAGCATTAATTACAATCATTACTGGGTGCAAGATTTAGGCACTCTTGCTTAA
- a CDS encoding PPC domain-containing protein, producing the protein MSVNLFNANFYRAANSDLASFDNNQLQSHFQNYGLNEGRRFSPLVDLHFYRASNSDLANFNNYQAYEHLQNNGVREGRKFSPFFDFNFYRNNNSDLVGFNNEQLFDHLQNYGLVEGRQFSSFVNLNFYRSSNSDLSGLNNNQALQHLVNYGLEEGRRFSPFVDLNVYRAVNSDLFAVGFNNSQLLQHLETYGVAEGRRFSISFDSNYYRNTHADLIAAGFSNTQSFEHFQKYGLQEGRTSSESFSVSYYLANNSDLTALNFSNQQAQQHFEIFGFLENRSATWPNSLSPSANRDDNALGSAFNISFLNGSRNFTNQFIGASDRNDYYRFTLTQTSYFNLSLTGLSDYADIEVIFDANGNGVYDSNELLYDGYGSSNQQGSINATLGAGTYFIRIFSADSNTNTNYTLGVSATAAPRTTPKDPGNTFATAVDVGMLNTKRSFTDFVGSSDRNDYYRFSLAQTSNFDLSLSGLSSYADVELIFDSNGNGIYDPNEKWYQSDGNPWRNGAINSTLGRGTYFIRVYTADLIDNTNYTLEIANS; encoded by the coding sequence ATGTCCGTAAATCTATTTAATGCTAATTTTTACCGTGCTGCTAATTCTGACTTAGCAAGCTTTGATAATAACCAATTACAGTCACACTTTCAAAACTATGGTCTCAATGAGGGTCGCCGCTTTTCTCCTCTTGTAGATCTCCACTTTTACCGTGCTAGTAATAGTGACTTAGCCAACTTCAACAACTACCAGGCTTACGAGCATCTACAAAACAACGGTGTTCGGGAAGGAAGGAAATTTTCACCATTTTTTGATTTCAACTTCTATCGTAACAACAATAGTGACTTAGTAGGCTTTAACAACGAGCAACTGTTCGATCATCTACAAAATTATGGTTTGGTTGAAGGACGCCAATTCTCTTCTTTTGTTAATCTCAACTTTTACCGCAGTTCCAACAGTGACTTATCAGGTTTGAATAACAACCAAGCCTTGCAACATCTTGTCAATTATGGTCTGGAGGAAGGACGCCGCTTTTCACCGTTTGTCGATCTCAATGTCTATCGGGCTGTCAATTCTGACTTATTCGCTGTAGGTTTCAATAATAGCCAACTGTTACAGCATTTGGAAACCTATGGTGTTGCAGAAGGGCGTAGGTTTTCCATCTCTTTTGATAGTAACTATTACCGTAACACTCATGCTGACTTAATTGCAGCAGGGTTCTCTAACACTCAATCATTTGAACACTTTCAGAAATACGGTTTGCAAGAGGGACGTACTTCCTCAGAATCCTTTAGTGTCAGCTACTACTTGGCTAATAATTCCGATTTAACAGCATTAAACTTCAGCAATCAGCAGGCGCAACAACACTTTGAGATTTTCGGATTTCTGGAAAATCGTTCAGCAACTTGGCCTAACTCTCTCTCTCCATCAGCTAACCGAGACGACAATGCTTTGGGTAGTGCTTTTAACATTAGTTTTCTCAATGGTAGCCGCAATTTTACCAATCAGTTTATTGGTGCGAGCGATCGCAATGACTATTATCGCTTTACCCTCACTCAAACTAGTTATTTTAACTTATCCTTAACGGGTTTAAGTGACTATGCTGATATTGAAGTTATTTTTGATGCTAATGGTAATGGGGTGTATGATTCTAACGAACTGTTATATGACGGTTATGGTAGTAGCAACCAACAGGGTTCAATTAACGCAACATTAGGAGCGGGGACTTACTTCATTCGGATCTTTTCTGCCGACTCGAACACCAACACCAACTACACACTAGGAGTATCAGCAACAGCAGCCCCACGCACAACACCAAAAGATCCGGGCAACACTTTTGCTACAGCCGTTGATGTTGGTATGTTAAATACAAAGCGTAGTTTTACAGACTTTGTGGGTAGTAGCGATCGCAATGATTACTACCGCTTCAGTTTAGCCCAAACTAGCAACTTCGATCTGTCGTTAAGTGGCTTAAGTAGCTATGCAGACGTAGAATTAATTTTTGATAGCAACGGCAACGGTATATACGATCCTAATGAAAAGTGGTATCAGTCTGATGGTAATCCTTGGAGAAATGGTGCAATTAACTCAACACTAGGGCGTGGTACTTATTTTATTCGTGTCTATACTGCTGACCTCATAGATAATACTAATTACACTCTTGAAATTGCTAACAGCTAA
- a CDS encoding helix-turn-helix domain-containing protein translates to MIKDKKQYEYTQYLAGELKKSIAEMEKDEAAKINEPQRWELNRSALQSHLDKLKAEIAEYENLTSHDSQTPIVLTLDDIYYLPQLLIKSRIAANLSQKELADLAGLTEEQIKNYEDKDYEDASFMDVMGVFLALEIKVQGKFVVPLDMLRRTPVTKEELLSSSKTIKKSLLL, encoded by the coding sequence ATGATTAAAGATAAAAAACAGTATGAATATACTCAATATTTAGCAGGTGAGTTGAAAAAATCTATAGCCGAAATGGAAAAAGATGAAGCCGCAAAAATCAACGAGCCTCAGCGATGGGAACTAAACCGAAGCGCATTACAATCTCATTTAGATAAATTAAAAGCTGAAATCGCTGAATATGAAAATCTCACATCTCACGATAGTCAAACACCCATCGTGTTGACACTTGATGATATTTACTATCTACCACAACTTCTTATTAAATCTCGTATAGCAGCGAATCTCAGCCAAAAAGAACTCGCTGATTTAGCTGGATTAACAGAAGAACAAATTAAAAATTATGAAGACAAAGACTATGAAGATGCTAGTTTCATGGATGTGATGGGAGTATTTTTGGCGCTTGAAATAAAAGTACAAGGTAAGTTTGTAGTTCCTTTAGATATGCTCAGAAGAACACCGGTTACAAAAGAAGAATTACTCTCTTCATCCAAGACAATAAAAAAGAGTTTATTGCTATAG
- a CDS encoding DUF6932 family protein translates to MIPEFDENGNLPPGVHWAEWEEFVERFGNNERRLSLIQGLQIAMKQLKAAGCRAIYINGSFVTVKSKPGDFDACYDDETVDIDYLRINAPRLLNHYDRAGQKAKYRGEIFPANQPVGNYSLNSFELFQRDRNQNKKGIIAIDLMRWDDD, encoded by the coding sequence GTGATTCCAGAATTTGATGAAAATGGTAACTTACCACCAGGAGTACATTGGGCAGAATGGGAGGAATTTGTAGAGCGATTTGGTAATAATGAGCGGAGGTTATCTTTAATACAGGGATTACAAATAGCAATGAAGCAGCTAAAAGCAGCTGGTTGCAGAGCCATTTATATTAATGGCAGCTTTGTTACTGTTAAATCTAAACCGGGAGATTTTGATGCTTGTTACGATGACGAAACTGTAGATATCGATTATCTCAGAATTAATGCACCTCGATTGCTCAATCATTATGATCGTGCTGGACAAAAAGCCAAGTATAGAGGTGAGATTTTTCCAGCCAACCAACCTGTTGGTAATTATAGTCTAAATTCTTTTGAATTATTTCAACGAGATAGAAATCAAAACAAAAAAGGTATTATCGCAATAGATTTAATGAGGTGGGACGATGATTAA